One Hippoglossus stenolepis isolate QCI-W04-F060 chromosome 9, HSTE1.2, whole genome shotgun sequence genomic region harbors:
- the si:dkey-164f24.2 gene encoding calphotin isoform X2, which translates to MPSKRKKNKRRMRRVQAQRRALEEQYAGQPPVKASPGIAVSAPPAAKPAAKAPTPVPVKIPVAVPVKIPVAVPVAVPVEIPVAVPIPAPVVEIPKEEPVVQEPVAEPVPVRVATPEPEVVVLEQTPEVPVEVPAPVIEEAPVVETITVEPSEVAADVVCEAEPIIPETEPVTEVTPTAEAPEAALAEAELQSVEATVVTTETVETHDVCETETEAAPVAEEVSVEVAVTEETTSLEPVMEAPVELVVEAQTEAVEEIAEAPEQMTEAVVSPAAEDDAEVEVLAEEEAPEELAEPVTLAEDVPASVEIPMVPAAMPEALVEETLVAEVIEAPADTFVDDFVVTNSAIEVEVAIAESVAAQEFESIDATPAPTETEQEIVAVIDAPCALAEPMDVTPAEVELKPEVELKPEVELKPEVEFIPEVEVELEVEVELKPEPVLEPEPVLELAVEPELAAAPELAVEPELAAAPVLEMIIDALAEQKCLDELKSETCDMPCQMQLTVDSMQLKSTMEMSVETALNGHIVPEVSIEG; encoded by the exons ATGCCcagcaagaggaagaagaacaagcGCCGCATGAGGAGGGTG CAAGCCCAGAGGAGAGCCCTCGAAGAGCAATATGCAGGCCAGCCACCAGTCAAGGCAAGCCCGGGGATCGCAGTCAGTGCGCCCCCTGCAGCAAAGCCAGCGGCTAAAGCGCCGACACCAGTTCCAGTGAAGATCCCAGTGGCCGTTCCAGTGAAGATCCCAGTGGCTGTTCCCGTCGCCGTTCCAGTGGAGATCCCAGTGGCCGTTCCCATCCCCGCACCTGTTGTGGAGATCCCCAAAGAAGAACCAGTTGTGCAAGAACCCGTCGCAGAGCCCGTCCCAGTCCGAGTAGCGACACCAGAGCCTGAGGTCGTGGTGTTGGAACAGACTCCAGAAGTCCCGGTGGAAGTGCCGGCGCCGGTCATCGAAGAAGCGCCAGTCGTCGAGACTATCACAGTTGAGCCTTCCGAAGTCGCAGCTGACGTTGTTTGTGAAGCTGAACCCATCATTCCTGAAACAGAACCAGTAACTGAG gtTACACCCACAGCTGAGGCTCCAGAGGCAGCTCTAGCAGAGGCTGAG ctgcagtcGGTTGAAGCCACAGTCGTAACCACAGAAACTGTAGAG ACGCATGATGTCTGCGAGACTGAAACAGAGGCTGCGCCCGTGGCAGAGGAAGTCTCAGTCGAAGTGGCCGTCACAGAAGAAACCACCTCGTTAGAGCCCGTAATGGAAGCTCCAGTGGAGCTCGTGGTAGAAGCACAAACTGAAGCCGTGGAGGAAATCGCAGAGGCACCTGAACAGATGACTGAAGCTGTCGTCAGTCCTGCAGCTGAGGACGACGCTGAAGTAGAAGTGTTGGCTGAAGAAGAGGCACCTGAAGAACTTGCTGAGCCCGTTACACTCGCAGAG gATGTTCCTGCATCGGTGGAAATCCCAATG GTTCCAGCCGCCATGCCTGAGGCTCTGGTGGAAGAAACTCTCGTAGCTGAAGTCATTGAG GCGCCTGCTGACACATTTGTTGATGACTTTGTTGTCACAAACTCTGCCATCGAAGTGGAGGTCGCCATTGCCGAGTCCGTCGCTGCCCAGGAG ttTGAGTCAATTGATGCTACACCCGCACCAACAGAGACCGAACAG gAAATTGTGGCTGTGATTGATGCCCCCTGCGCCCTGGCGGAGCCTATGGATGTGACCCCCGCTGAGGTTGAGCTTAAACCCGAGGTTGAGCTTAAACCCGAGGTTGAGCTTAAACCCGAGGTTGAGTTTATACCCGAGGTTGAGGTTGAACTCGAGGTTGAGGTTGAACTCAAGCCTGAGCCTGTTCTTGAGCCCGAGCCTGTTCTTGAGCTTGCAG TTGAGCCTGAGCTTGCTGCGGCCCCTGAGCTTGCAGTTGAGCCTGAGCTTGCTGCTGCCCCTGTATTGGAAATGATCATC GATGCCCTGGCTGAGCAGAAATGTCTGGATGAGCTGAAGTCAGAGACGTGTGACATGCCGTGTCAGATGCAGCTCACTGTGGACTCTATGCAGCTCAAGTCAACAATG GAGATGTCAGTGGAGACAGCGTTGAATGGACACATTGTTCCAGAGGTCTCCATCGAGGGCTAG
- the si:dkey-164f24.2 gene encoding cytadherence high molecular weight protein 1 isoform X4, with amino-acid sequence MGLVFSWLRGQKPVAHPLLDVTTESQVTPTAEAPEAALAEAELQSVEATVVTTETVETHDVCETETEAAPVAEEVSVEVAVTEETTSLEPVMEAPVELVVEAQTEAVEEIAEAPEQMTEAVVSPAAEDDAEVEVLAEEEAPEELAEPVTLAEDVPASVEIPMVPAAMPEALVEETLVAEVIEAPADTFVDDFVVTNSAIEVEVAIAESVAAQEFESIDATPAPTETEQEIVAVIDAPCALAEPMDVTPAEVELKPEVELKPEVELKPEVEFIPEVEVELEVEVELKPEPVLEPEPVLELAVEPELAAAPELTVEPELAAAPELAVEPELAAAPVLEMIIDALAEQKCLDELKSETCDMPCQMQLTVDSMQLKSTMEMSVETALNGHIVPEVSIEG; translated from the exons ATGGGGCTTGTGTTCAGCTGGCTCCGGGGCCAGAAGCCGGTGGCCCATCCACTCCTGGATGTCACCACGGAGAGTCAG gtTACACCCACAGCTGAGGCTCCAGAGGCAGCTCTAGCAGAGGCTGAG ctgcagtcGGTTGAAGCCACAGTCGTAACCACAGAAACTGTAGAG ACGCATGATGTCTGCGAGACTGAAACAGAGGCTGCGCCCGTGGCAGAGGAAGTCTCAGTCGAAGTGGCCGTCACAGAAGAAACCACCTCGTTAGAGCCCGTAATGGAAGCTCCAGTGGAGCTCGTGGTAGAAGCACAAACTGAAGCCGTGGAGGAAATCGCAGAGGCACCTGAACAGATGACTGAAGCTGTCGTCAGTCCTGCAGCTGAGGACGACGCTGAAGTAGAAGTGTTGGCTGAAGAAGAGGCACCTGAAGAACTTGCTGAGCCCGTTACACTCGCAGAG gATGTTCCTGCATCGGTGGAAATCCCAATG GTTCCAGCCGCCATGCCTGAGGCTCTGGTGGAAGAAACTCTCGTAGCTGAAGTCATTGAG GCGCCTGCTGACACATTTGTTGATGACTTTGTTGTCACAAACTCTGCCATCGAAGTGGAGGTCGCCATTGCCGAGTCCGTCGCTGCCCAGGAG ttTGAGTCAATTGATGCTACACCCGCACCAACAGAGACCGAACAG gAAATTGTGGCTGTGATTGATGCCCCCTGCGCCCTGGCGGAGCCTATGGATGTGACCCCCGCTGAGGTTGAGCTTAAACCCGAGGTTGAGCTTAAACCCGAGGTTGAGCTTAAACCCGAGGTTGAGTTTATACCCGAGGTTGAGGTTGAACTCGAGGTTGAGGTTGAACTCAAGCCTGAGCCTGTTCTTGAGCCCGAGCCTGTTCTTGAGCTTGCAGTTGAGCCTGAGCTTGCTGCGGCCCCTGAGCTTACAGTTGAGCCTGAGCTTGCTGCGGCCCCTGAGCTTGCAGTTGAGCCTGAGCTTGCTGCTGCCCCTGTATTGGAAATGATCATC GATGCCCTGGCTGAGCAGAAATGTCTGGATGAGCTGAAGTCAGAGACGTGTGACATGCCGTGTCAGATGCAGCTCACTGTGGACTCTATGCAGCTCAAGTCAACAATG GAGATGTCAGTGGAGACAGCGTTGAATGGACACATTGTTCCAGAGGTCTCCATCGAGGGCTAG
- the si:dkey-164f24.2 gene encoding calphotin isoform X3 — MPSKRKKNKRRMRRVQAQRRALEEQYAGQPPVKASPGIAVSAPPAAKPAAKAPTPVPVKIPVAVPVKIPVAVPVAVPVEIPVAVPIPAPVVEIPKEEPVVQEPVAEPVPVRVATPEPEVVVLEQTPEVPVEVPAPVIEEAPVVETITVEPSEVAADVVCEAEPIIPETEPVTEVTPTAEAPEAALAEAELQSVEATVVTTETVEDVPASVEIPMVPAAMPEALVEETLVAEVIEAPADTFVDDFVVTNSAIEVEVAIAESVAAQEFESIDATPAPTETEQEIVAVIDAPCALAEPMDVTPAEVELKPEVELKPEVELKPEVEFIPEVEVELEVEVELKPEPVLEPEPVLELAVEPELAAAPELTVEPELAAAPELAVEPELAAAPVLEMIIDALAEQKCLDELKSETCDMPCQMQLTVDSMQLKSTMEMSVETALNGHIVPEVSIEG, encoded by the exons ATGCCcagcaagaggaagaagaacaagcGCCGCATGAGGAGGGTG CAAGCCCAGAGGAGAGCCCTCGAAGAGCAATATGCAGGCCAGCCACCAGTCAAGGCAAGCCCGGGGATCGCAGTCAGTGCGCCCCCTGCAGCAAAGCCAGCGGCTAAAGCGCCGACACCAGTTCCAGTGAAGATCCCAGTGGCCGTTCCAGTGAAGATCCCAGTGGCTGTTCCCGTCGCCGTTCCAGTGGAGATCCCAGTGGCCGTTCCCATCCCCGCACCTGTTGTGGAGATCCCCAAAGAAGAACCAGTTGTGCAAGAACCCGTCGCAGAGCCCGTCCCAGTCCGAGTAGCGACACCAGAGCCTGAGGTCGTGGTGTTGGAACAGACTCCAGAAGTCCCGGTGGAAGTGCCGGCGCCGGTCATCGAAGAAGCGCCAGTCGTCGAGACTATCACAGTTGAGCCTTCCGAAGTCGCAGCTGACGTTGTTTGTGAAGCTGAACCCATCATTCCTGAAACAGAACCAGTAACTGAG gtTACACCCACAGCTGAGGCTCCAGAGGCAGCTCTAGCAGAGGCTGAG ctgcagtcGGTTGAAGCCACAGTCGTAACCACAGAAACTGTAGAG gATGTTCCTGCATCGGTGGAAATCCCAATG GTTCCAGCCGCCATGCCTGAGGCTCTGGTGGAAGAAACTCTCGTAGCTGAAGTCATTGAG GCGCCTGCTGACACATTTGTTGATGACTTTGTTGTCACAAACTCTGCCATCGAAGTGGAGGTCGCCATTGCCGAGTCCGTCGCTGCCCAGGAG ttTGAGTCAATTGATGCTACACCCGCACCAACAGAGACCGAACAG gAAATTGTGGCTGTGATTGATGCCCCCTGCGCCCTGGCGGAGCCTATGGATGTGACCCCCGCTGAGGTTGAGCTTAAACCCGAGGTTGAGCTTAAACCCGAGGTTGAGCTTAAACCCGAGGTTGAGTTTATACCCGAGGTTGAGGTTGAACTCGAGGTTGAGGTTGAACTCAAGCCTGAGCCTGTTCTTGAGCCCGAGCCTGTTCTTGAGCTTGCAGTTGAGCCTGAGCTTGCTGCGGCCCCTGAGCTTACAGTTGAGCCTGAGCTTGCTGCGGCCCCTGAGCTTGCAGTTGAGCCTGAGCTTGCTGCTGCCCCTGTATTGGAAATGATCATC GATGCCCTGGCTGAGCAGAAATGTCTGGATGAGCTGAAGTCAGAGACGTGTGACATGCCGTGTCAGATGCAGCTCACTGTGGACTCTATGCAGCTCAAGTCAACAATG GAGATGTCAGTGGAGACAGCGTTGAATGGACACATTGTTCCAGAGGTCTCCATCGAGGGCTAG
- the si:dkey-164f24.2 gene encoding calphotin isoform X1, with the protein MPSKRKKNKRRMRRVQAQRRALEEQYAGQPPVKASPGIAVSAPPAAKPAAKAPTPVPVKIPVAVPVKIPVAVPVAVPVEIPVAVPIPAPVVEIPKEEPVVQEPVAEPVPVRVATPEPEVVVLEQTPEVPVEVPAPVIEEAPVVETITVEPSEVAADVVCEAEPIIPETEPVTEVTPTAEAPEAALAEAELQSVEATVVTTETVETHDVCETETEAAPVAEEVSVEVAVTEETTSLEPVMEAPVELVVEAQTEAVEEIAEAPEQMTEAVVSPAAEDDAEVEVLAEEEAPEELAEPVTLAEDVPASVEIPMVPAAMPEALVEETLVAEVIEAPADTFVDDFVVTNSAIEVEVAIAESVAAQEFESIDATPAPTETEQEIVAVIDAPCALAEPMDVTPAEVELKPEVELKPEVELKPEVEFIPEVEVELEVEVELKPEPVLEPEPVLELAVEPELAAAPELTVEPELAAAPELAVEPELAAAPVLEMIIDALAEQKCLDELKSETCDMPCQMQLTVDSMQLKSTMEMSVETALNGHIVPEVSIEG; encoded by the exons ATGCCcagcaagaggaagaagaacaagcGCCGCATGAGGAGGGTG CAAGCCCAGAGGAGAGCCCTCGAAGAGCAATATGCAGGCCAGCCACCAGTCAAGGCAAGCCCGGGGATCGCAGTCAGTGCGCCCCCTGCAGCAAAGCCAGCGGCTAAAGCGCCGACACCAGTTCCAGTGAAGATCCCAGTGGCCGTTCCAGTGAAGATCCCAGTGGCTGTTCCCGTCGCCGTTCCAGTGGAGATCCCAGTGGCCGTTCCCATCCCCGCACCTGTTGTGGAGATCCCCAAAGAAGAACCAGTTGTGCAAGAACCCGTCGCAGAGCCCGTCCCAGTCCGAGTAGCGACACCAGAGCCTGAGGTCGTGGTGTTGGAACAGACTCCAGAAGTCCCGGTGGAAGTGCCGGCGCCGGTCATCGAAGAAGCGCCAGTCGTCGAGACTATCACAGTTGAGCCTTCCGAAGTCGCAGCTGACGTTGTTTGTGAAGCTGAACCCATCATTCCTGAAACAGAACCAGTAACTGAG gtTACACCCACAGCTGAGGCTCCAGAGGCAGCTCTAGCAGAGGCTGAG ctgcagtcGGTTGAAGCCACAGTCGTAACCACAGAAACTGTAGAG ACGCATGATGTCTGCGAGACTGAAACAGAGGCTGCGCCCGTGGCAGAGGAAGTCTCAGTCGAAGTGGCCGTCACAGAAGAAACCACCTCGTTAGAGCCCGTAATGGAAGCTCCAGTGGAGCTCGTGGTAGAAGCACAAACTGAAGCCGTGGAGGAAATCGCAGAGGCACCTGAACAGATGACTGAAGCTGTCGTCAGTCCTGCAGCTGAGGACGACGCTGAAGTAGAAGTGTTGGCTGAAGAAGAGGCACCTGAAGAACTTGCTGAGCCCGTTACACTCGCAGAG gATGTTCCTGCATCGGTGGAAATCCCAATG GTTCCAGCCGCCATGCCTGAGGCTCTGGTGGAAGAAACTCTCGTAGCTGAAGTCATTGAG GCGCCTGCTGACACATTTGTTGATGACTTTGTTGTCACAAACTCTGCCATCGAAGTGGAGGTCGCCATTGCCGAGTCCGTCGCTGCCCAGGAG ttTGAGTCAATTGATGCTACACCCGCACCAACAGAGACCGAACAG gAAATTGTGGCTGTGATTGATGCCCCCTGCGCCCTGGCGGAGCCTATGGATGTGACCCCCGCTGAGGTTGAGCTTAAACCCGAGGTTGAGCTTAAACCCGAGGTTGAGCTTAAACCCGAGGTTGAGTTTATACCCGAGGTTGAGGTTGAACTCGAGGTTGAGGTTGAACTCAAGCCTGAGCCTGTTCTTGAGCCCGAGCCTGTTCTTGAGCTTGCAGTTGAGCCTGAGCTTGCTGCGGCCCCTGAGCTTACAGTTGAGCCTGAGCTTGCTGCGGCCCCTGAGCTTGCAGTTGAGCCTGAGCTTGCTGCTGCCCCTGTATTGGAAATGATCATC GATGCCCTGGCTGAGCAGAAATGTCTGGATGAGCTGAAGTCAGAGACGTGTGACATGCCGTGTCAGATGCAGCTCACTGTGGACTCTATGCAGCTCAAGTCAACAATG GAGATGTCAGTGGAGACAGCGTTGAATGGACACATTGTTCCAGAGGTCTCCATCGAGGGCTAG